The following coding sequences are from one Phalacrocorax carbo chromosome 13, bPhaCar2.1, whole genome shotgun sequence window:
- the SGMS1 gene encoding phosphatidylcholine:ceramide cholinephosphotransferase 1: MKEVVLWSPEEVTNWLTENAVPEYCEPLKNFTGQDLINLTEEDFKKTPLSRVSSDSGQRLLHMIETLKMAHHIEAHKNGHINGHIRVSVSNTTHENGFSSKMKLNGMPNGYKKEMIQIPMPEPERSQYPMEWGKTFLAFIYALFCFIFTTVTISVVHERVPPKEVQPPLPDAFFDRFDRVQWAFSICEINGMILVGLWLVQWLLLKYKSIISRRFFCIVGTLYLYRCITMYVTTLPVPGMHFKCSPKLFGDWESHLRRIMKLIAGGGLSITGSHNMCGDYLYSGHTVILTLTYLFIKEYSPRRLWWYHWLCWALSMVGMFCILLAHDHYTVDVVVAYYITTRLFWWYHTMANQQVLKEASQTNLLARVWWYKPFQYFEKNVQGIVPRSYHWPFPRPVLHRGRQVKYSRLVNDT; this comes from the exons ATGAAAGAAGTGGTGTTGTGGTCACCCGAGGAGGTGACGAATTGGCTAACGGAAAATGCTGTGCCGGAGTATTGTGAGCCGTTGAAGAACTTCACCGGGCAGGATTTGATCAACCTCACGGAGGAGGATTTTAAGAAGACACCTCTCTCCCGGGTGTCTTCCGATAGTGGACAGCGGCTATTGCATATGATTGAAACTCTAAAAATGGCTCACCACATCGAGGCTCACAAAAACGGGCATATCAATGGGCACATCCGTGTCAGTGTGAGCAACACCACACACGAGAATGGCTTTAGCAGTAAAATGAAGCTGAACGGGATGCCAAATGGGTATAAGAAGGAGATGATACAGATCCCCATGCCAGAGCCAGAGCGCTCACAGTATCCTATGGAATGGGGCAAGACTTTCCTGGCTTTTATTTACGCacttttttgtttcatctttaCCACAGTGACTATCTCAGTCGTTCATGAACGAGTGCCTCCCAAGGAGGTGCAGCCTCCCCTACCAGATGCATTTTTTGATCGCTTTGATCGGGTGCAATGGGCTTTTTCTATTTGTGAAATCAACGGCATGATCCTTGTAGGACTGTGGCTTGTTCAGTGGCTGCTCTTAAAATACAA GTCTATAATTAGCAGAAGATTTTTCTGTATAGTTGGCACACTATACCTGTATCGGTGTATTACAATGTATGTGACTACACTCCCAGTACCTGGCATGCATTTCAAGTGTTCTCCAAAG CTTTTTGGAGACTGGGAATCTCATCTGCGAAGGATAATGAAATTGATTGCTGGCGGAGGATTGTCCATCACAGGATCCCACAACATGTGCGGCGACTATCTGTACAGCGGTCACACCGTCATATTAACTCTTACATACTTATTTATCAAAGAGT ATTCCCCACGGCGACTCTGGTGGTATCACTGGCTTTGCTGGGCGCTCAGCATGGTTGGAATGTTCTGTATCCTCCTTGCTCATGACCACTACACTGTGGACGTGGTGGTGGCTTACTACATCACTACAAGACTTTTCTGGTGGTATCACACAATGGCCAACCAGCAA GTGCTAAAAGAAGCTTCCCAAACTAACCTCCTTGCAAGGGTCTGGTGGTACAAGCCCTTCCAGTACTTTGAAAAGAATGTCCAAGGAATTGTACCTCGCTCCTACCACTGGCCCTTCCCCAGGCCGGTGCTGCACCGGGGCAGGCAGGTGAAATACAGCCGCCTGGTGAATGACACATAA